Within the Candidatus Cloacimonadota bacterium genome, the region CAGATGGACTTAGTACTGGAAGTACAAATGCATCTCGGAGAGAACAAAATCAGAGCAATTGCTATGGATTCCACTGATGGGTTAGTTCGTGGTACAGCAGTCCAAGATACAGGAGAGCCAATAACTATTCCTGTTGGGGAAGAGGTATTAGGTC harbors:
- a CDS encoding F0F1 ATP synthase subunit beta (Produces ATP from ADP in the presence of a proton gradient across the membrane. The beta chain is a regulatory subunit); the protein is MTEGKVIQIIGPVVDVEFPERKLPAIYNSLRIKRGDQMDLVLEVQMHLGENKIRAIAMDSTDGLVRGTAVQDTGEPITIPVGEEVLG